From the Bacteroidia bacterium genome, one window contains:
- a CDS encoding VWA domain-containing protein: MNSRLRRFLVVLLSAWAVASTSACDSPLGIDTPRKEYIDKVSEAVAVQLCDPVSVVLPVDTGVAATHFSAVLVFDGSGSISPQLNQTMKDAGQAFLDSLDGQSDESAVVFFNSVVTVFQRMTTNVPTLRTAVNALPILGATAMWDGIFTGLLELQARGTHERQALIVITETRDNSSSTGTPTKIISLAQSMGVPIYTISMAISIDEAKLAEIAMESGGQHYRLPSHGSVSDVYREIVHRLKTP, from the coding sequence ATGAATTCTAGGCTACGCCGCTTCCTTGTCGTCCTTCTTTCCGCATGGGCGGTTGCGAGCACCAGTGCCTGTGATTCACCCTTGGGTATCGATACCCCGCGGAAGGAGTATATCGACAAGGTATCGGAAGCCGTAGCGGTGCAGTTGTGTGATCCCGTGTCCGTCGTGCTCCCCGTCGACACCGGAGTAGCAGCGACGCACTTCTCCGCCGTGCTTGTCTTCGACGGCAGCGGCAGCATTTCCCCGCAGTTGAATCAGACGATGAAAGATGCCGGCCAGGCCTTTCTGGATTCGCTCGACGGGCAGTCGGATGAAAGCGCCGTGGTCTTTTTCAATTCCGTGGTAACCGTCTTTCAACGGATGACCACGAACGTCCCGACGCTGCGCACAGCCGTCAACGCGCTGCCGATACTCGGTGCCACCGCCATGTGGGATGGAATTTTCACGGGTTTGCTGGAACTGCAGGCACGCGGAACACATGAGCGACAGGCGCTCATCGTCATCACCGAAACGCGCGACAACAGCAGCAGCACCGGCACGCCAACGAAAATCATCTCCCTTGCGCAGTCCATGGGCGTTCCGATATACACAATTTCGATGGCCATCAGCATAGACGAAGCAAAGCTGGCGGAGATCGCCATGGAGAGCGGAGGCCAGCATTACCGCCTGCCTTCGCATGGCAGCGTGAGCGATGTATACCGCGAAATCGTTCATCGCTTGAAGACACCCTGA
- a CDS encoding isoamylase early set domain-containing protein, producing MKSGRSCKVTFYLPAEVEAKSAAVCGEFNDWNPAALPMKTRKDGVLYASAYLESGQTYRYRFLLDGARWENDWEAESYVPNDHGTDDSLITV from the coding sequence ATGAAATCCGGCCGTAGCTGCAAGGTGACGTTTTACCTGCCGGCCGAGGTTGAGGCGAAGTCCGCTGCTGTGTGCGGTGAATTCAATGACTGGAATCCGGCTGCCCTTCCCATGAAGACGCGCAAGGACGGCGTTTTGTATGCCTCGGCGTATCTCGAGAGCGGGCAAACGTACCGCTACCGTTTTTTGCTGGATGGCGCACGTTGGGAGAATGACTGGGAAGCGGAAAGCTACGTTCCAAACGACCATGGGACGGACGACTCGCTCATTACCGTCTGA
- a CDS encoding peroxiredoxin: MLTVGDKFPAFTLQACVSRDHGKEFTEITDQTYAGKWQVIFFWPLDFTFVCPTEIAEFGHRHDDFASRDAVVLGASVDSHYVHLAWRNDHPELKDLPFPMLADIKRELSSSLGILEKNAGVDLRATFIVDPDGIIRWVNVNDLSVGRNIPETLRVLDALQTGELTPCNWEAGQETLHV; the protein is encoded by the coding sequence ATGCTTACTGTAGGAGACAAGTTTCCCGCCTTTACGCTTCAGGCCTGCGTCAGCCGCGATCACGGGAAGGAATTCACCGAGATCACGGATCAGACCTACGCCGGCAAATGGCAGGTGATTTTCTTCTGGCCCTTGGACTTTACTTTCGTCTGTCCCACCGAAATCGCCGAATTCGGTCATCGCCACGACGACTTTGCTTCGCGCGACGCCGTCGTGCTCGGCGCCAGTGTGGACAGCCATTACGTGCACCTTGCCTGGCGCAACGATCATCCCGAGCTTAAAGATCTGCCTTTCCCTATGCTGGCGGATATCAAGCGGGAGCTCTCGTCGTCACTGGGCATTCTTGAAAAAAATGCCGGCGTGGATCTCCGCGCTACCTTCATCGTCGATCCCGATGGTATCATCCGCTGGGTAAACGTCAACGACCTCAGTGTCGGCCGCAACATCCCCGAAACGCTGCGTGTGCTCGACGCTCTGCAGACCGGTGAACTCACGCCCTGCAACTGGGAAGCCGGTCAGGAAACCCTGCACGTGTAA
- a CDS encoding carbohydrate binding family 9 domain-containing protein, translating into MNAVFTFVLMFGIAISVPAAELLAQIATTPRVLQLRNASALLRIDGVIDDAWSEADSTSAFVQHSPSHNQSPSRKTIAKVLTNGNSLYCLMICMDDAADIEAHNGILDDGGGDFVSLMIDTFGDGKSAYKFAVSAGGVRTDARLLDDARNRDYNWDGVWFADALVYDWGYVVEMEIPFRSIQYDPALESWGLDFDRWIPGLAEDIYWCPYNESEGQRISKFGRLQFNGVRPSIQGLSLEFYPVAIGRLEYLREGTYTHRPDAGLDMFYNPSPVLTLQATVNPDFAQIEADPFSFNISRYETYFSERRPFFTEGNEIFMAAGKQHNSGFYKPLELFYSRRIGRKLADGGEVPLLAGAKAFGRVGDWEYGGFTARTGETQYTMDGDSRTEEAASFAAGRMKHRLLENSDVGMLLVGRWSEQRHSGVLDVDGALRESSWQLAWQLARSFNSAAEGGYAASAGFTMPTEHWLVLVRGRAVDTRFDVADVGYVPWRGTAELVALTGPTWYLKDNPIRYISLYGGGALGYEDADLFTDLIALLGGNLSFRANHGGEINLSYGRAKDGGQEYTSYEANFSTWFNIHPRWSANVWGGYSRGWNFARDWLGFYTWAGMSFSCKPTTGISFEVDLNTHCEGNPDNEIVDVIVNSRPGFTIVPVNDLSIRLYVDNTYRSSSDRIEQWITGLLFSWNFLPKSWVYFAINDLRDIHHPGGSTPAERAVMRVRDQAAVLKLKYLYYL; encoded by the coding sequence ATGAATGCCGTATTCACCTTCGTTCTCATGTTTGGCATTGCGATCTCCGTTCCGGCCGCAGAGCTGCTTGCGCAGATCGCAACCACTCCGCGTGTGCTGCAGCTGCGAAATGCATCGGCGCTTCTCCGTATCGACGGTGTGATTGACGATGCGTGGTCGGAAGCCGACTCCACCTCCGCCTTCGTGCAGCACAGTCCTTCTCACAATCAGTCGCCCTCGCGGAAAACCATCGCCAAAGTACTGACCAACGGGAATTCCCTGTATTGCCTCATGATCTGCATGGACGATGCCGCCGACATCGAAGCTCACAATGGCATACTCGACGATGGCGGCGGGGATTTCGTCTCTCTGATGATCGACACGTTTGGTGACGGCAAAAGCGCCTACAAATTTGCCGTGTCCGCCGGTGGTGTGCGTACCGATGCCAGACTCCTGGACGATGCGCGCAATCGGGATTACAATTGGGACGGCGTCTGGTTTGCCGACGCCCTGGTGTATGATTGGGGCTATGTGGTGGAAATGGAGATACCGTTTCGATCCATACAGTACGATCCGGCCCTTGAGAGCTGGGGACTGGATTTCGATCGATGGATTCCAGGCCTTGCTGAGGATATTTACTGGTGTCCGTACAACGAAAGCGAAGGGCAGCGAATCTCAAAATTCGGTCGTCTGCAATTCAACGGTGTGCGTCCCTCGATCCAGGGATTATCGTTGGAATTCTATCCCGTCGCTATCGGAAGACTGGAATACCTTCGCGAGGGCACGTACACGCACAGACCGGATGCCGGTCTGGATATGTTTTACAATCCCTCCCCGGTCCTCACACTTCAGGCGACGGTAAATCCCGATTTCGCGCAGATCGAAGCTGATCCCTTCTCTTTCAACATTTCCCGTTACGAGACATACTTCTCCGAACGCCGCCCCTTTTTCACCGAAGGAAATGAAATTTTCATGGCTGCTGGCAAACAGCATAACTCCGGTTTCTACAAACCACTTGAGCTTTTCTATTCCCGCCGCATCGGGCGCAAGCTCGCCGATGGCGGCGAGGTCCCGTTATTGGCCGGAGCGAAGGCCTTCGGCCGCGTCGGGGATTGGGAATACGGCGGCTTTACGGCAAGGACGGGAGAGACACAATACACGATGGATGGTGACAGCCGTACCGAGGAGGCGGCCTCGTTCGCGGCGGGGCGGATGAAGCACCGGCTATTGGAAAACTCCGATGTCGGTATGCTCCTCGTCGGCCGCTGGTCCGAACAGCGACACTCCGGCGTCCTGGACGTGGACGGCGCTCTCCGGGAATCCTCCTGGCAGCTCGCCTGGCAACTTGCCCGCTCCTTCAACAGCGCTGCCGAAGGCGGGTATGCGGCCTCCGCCGGCTTCACGATGCCCACGGAGCACTGGCTTGTGCTCGTTCGTGGGCGTGCCGTCGATACGCGATTCGACGTAGCGGATGTCGGCTATGTACCGTGGCGCGGCACCGCGGAGCTCGTCGCCCTGACGGGGCCCACCTGGTATTTGAAGGATAATCCGATACGCTATATCTCTCTCTACGGGGGCGGCGCGTTAGGGTATGAGGATGCCGATCTGTTTACCGACCTTATCGCGCTATTGGGGGGAAACCTCTCCTTTCGTGCAAATCATGGCGGAGAGATCAACCTCAGCTACGGCCGCGCGAAGGACGGAGGACAAGAGTACACTTCCTACGAAGCGAATTTTTCCACCTGGTTCAATATCCATCCCCGCTGGAGCGCCAATGTTTGGGGCGGCTACAGCCGGGGTTGGAACTTCGCGAGGGACTGGCTCGGCTTTTACACCTGGGCGGGGATGTCCTTCTCATGCAAACCCACCACGGGAATCTCTTTTGAAGTGGACCTGAATACCCATTGCGAGGGTAATCCCGATAATGAGATTGTGGACGTCATTGTCAATTCTCGTCCCGGCTTCACCATTGTACCGGTAAACGATCTCAGCATACGCCTGTACGTGGACAATACCTACAGATCATCGTCCGATCGCATCGAGCAGTGGATCACTGGTCTGCTCTTCAGCTGGAATTTCCTGCCAAAAAGCTGGGTGTATTTCGCCATCAACGATCTGCGCGATATCCATCACCCGGGAGGCTCAACACCCGCAGAGCGGGCGGTTATGCGTGTCCGTGACCAGGCCGCCGTACTGAAACTGAAGTACCTCTATTATCTCTGA
- the htpG gene encoding molecular chaperone HtpG, with product MSDEQHPAPQEFEYKAEMKQLLHLIIHSLYTHPEVFLRELVSNASDALNKVRFMQVTNTPVLHPDTELKISINVDTTQHTISIEDSGIGMTRDELIDRIGTVASSGTLDFLRTVKTAGGSVDGGELIGQFGVGFYSVFMVTDEVTIETRHADPDSKGYRWKSKGEGTFTIEEIEKPERGTRISFTLKEDAHDLAEDYRLRSVIKKYSNFVDFTIYIGTERVNSVSALWQKKKDDVTKEERDEFYKFIAADFREPMDSLHLNIEGRVNFKALIFVPSASPFGYFDPREEKSLHLYIHRVFVQDDCKELLPEYLRFARGVVDTEDLPLNVSREVTQSSPVTAKIREVLTNRMLGMLEDWSNTDPEKYATFFKNFGNYLKLGINEDYANRERISKLLRFETSKTDAGKYTSLRDYVAAMGEDQKEIYFLTAESRDIAVKHPNLEYFRKYAIEVLFFIDPVDIFTVTSLDEFEGKKLVSIEKADISIGKDTEQAEDAVKGRTAKDLLLRFKEILGNRVEDVIESRRLVDSVATLVVGKQGLDAQTERMMRMMDKNFSAGKKMLEVNLAHPLVRNLARIHQQQQDDPVLTDAVEQIYAAALLVENNLENPMDFVRRMTDFMERATRAES from the coding sequence ATGTCTGATGAACAACATCCTGCGCCGCAGGAATTCGAGTACAAGGCGGAGATGAAGCAGCTTCTCCACCTTATCATCCATTCGCTCTATACACACCCCGAGGTGTTTTTACGCGAGCTTGTGTCCAACGCCTCCGACGCGTTGAACAAGGTCCGCTTCATGCAGGTCACCAATACGCCGGTGTTGCATCCGGACACCGAGCTGAAAATCAGCATAAACGTCGATACGACACAGCACACCATCAGCATCGAGGACAGCGGTATCGGCATGACCCGCGACGAGCTGATCGATCGCATCGGTACGGTCGCCAGCTCGGGCACGCTGGACTTCCTCCGGACCGTGAAGACCGCCGGCGGCAGTGTGGACGGCGGAGAACTGATTGGTCAGTTCGGTGTGGGTTTTTACTCGGTGTTCATGGTCACCGATGAAGTCACCATAGAAACCAGGCACGCGGATCCGGATTCGAAGGGCTATCGCTGGAAATCGAAGGGTGAAGGGACGTTCACCATCGAGGAAATCGAAAAGCCGGAACGTGGGACACGCATTTCCTTCACTCTGAAAGAAGACGCGCATGATCTGGCCGAGGACTATCGCCTTCGCTCCGTGATCAAGAAATATTCGAATTTCGTGGATTTCACGATTTACATCGGCACAGAGCGCGTGAACTCCGTGAGCGCACTGTGGCAGAAAAAGAAAGACGATGTCACGAAAGAGGAACGGGATGAATTCTACAAATTCATCGCGGCCGATTTTCGTGAACCGATGGATTCACTGCATCTGAACATCGAAGGCCGAGTCAACTTCAAGGCACTGATTTTCGTCCCCTCCGCTTCACCGTTCGGCTACTTCGATCCGCGCGAAGAGAAATCGTTGCATCTGTACATCCATCGCGTTTTCGTTCAGGACGATTGCAAGGAGTTGCTGCCAGAGTATCTGCGCTTCGCCCGCGGTGTTGTGGATACCGAGGATCTGCCGCTCAACGTCTCGCGTGAGGTAACGCAGTCCAGCCCCGTAACCGCCAAGATTCGTGAAGTGCTCACGAACCGCATGCTCGGTATGCTCGAAGACTGGAGCAACACCGATCCTGAGAAATACGCTACCTTCTTCAAGAATTTTGGCAACTACCTCAAGCTCGGCATCAACGAAGATTACGCAAACCGGGAGCGCATCAGCAAACTTTTGCGTTTCGAAACATCGAAAACCGATGCGGGCAAGTACACCTCGCTCCGCGATTATGTAGCAGCCATGGGCGAGGATCAGAAGGAGATCTACTTCCTGACCGCCGAAAGCCGTGACATTGCCGTCAAGCATCCCAACCTGGAGTACTTCCGCAAATACGCCATCGAAGTGCTGTTCTTCATCGATCCGGTGGATATTTTCACCGTCACCAGTCTGGACGAATTCGAGGGGAAAAAGCTCGTCTCCATCGAGAAAGCGGATATCAGCATCGGGAAAGATACAGAACAGGCGGAAGACGCGGTCAAAGGCCGTACCGCGAAAGATCTGCTGTTGCGCTTCAAGGAAATTCTTGGAAATCGCGTCGAAGACGTCATCGAATCGCGGCGCCTGGTGGACAGTGTGGCGACATTGGTCGTCGGTAAACAGGGACTCGATGCGCAAACCGAGCGCATGATGCGCATGATGGACAAGAATTTCAGTGCCGGGAAAAAAATGCTGGAAGTGAATCTGGCGCATCCCCTGGTGCGCAATCTTGCCCGCATTCATCAGCAACAACAGGACGATCCTGTTCTCACCGATGCCGTGGAGCAGATCTACGCCGCGGCATTACTGGTGGAAAATAATCTGGAGAATCCGATGGACTTCGTGCGCCGAATGACGGATTTCATGGAGCGCGCAACGCGCGCGGAGAGCTGA
- a CDS encoding sigma-70 family RNA polymerase sigma factor, translating into MSGKKTANIPDVDLFFSLAGDKKVAEEAFAELYARYAGRVYAYCYRCTSDPDEAQDIFQETFLRFYESAKRVDSMSNVIGFILKISRNLILNHRRNKKHAIDIESIELLAGPGALDGSELLGMLTTALEMLPDDYREAFVLREYEGLSYNQIAEILDTSLTNVKVRIFRAKQRLRKILSPYLADAAH; encoded by the coding sequence ATGTCCGGAAAAAAAACGGCCAACATACCGGACGTGGACCTGTTCTTCAGCCTGGCAGGAGACAAAAAGGTTGCGGAAGAGGCCTTCGCCGAGCTGTACGCCCGGTACGCGGGACGCGTGTATGCCTACTGTTACCGATGCACCTCCGACCCGGACGAAGCACAGGATATTTTCCAGGAAACCTTTCTCAGGTTCTATGAAAGCGCCAAACGCGTGGATTCGATGAGCAATGTGATCGGTTTCATTCTGAAAATCTCCAGGAATCTGATACTGAATCACCGGCGCAACAAAAAACATGCTATCGACATCGAAAGTATCGAATTACTTGCCGGACCCGGTGCACTGGATGGCTCGGAGCTGCTCGGCATGCTCACCACCGCGCTCGAAATGCTGCCCGACGACTACCGCGAAGCCTTCGTGCTCCGTGAATACGAAGGCCTCTCCTACAATCAGATCGCTGAAATTCTCGATACATCGCTTACCAATGTCAAGGTCCGCATTTTCCGGGCCAAACAGCGTCTGCGCAAGATACTCTCCCCGTACCTTGCCGATGCCGCGCACTGA
- a CDS encoding VWA domain-containing protein encodes MKRIIALFLILFASGILNAQDQVLLTTARMQAGTDEVQFTLRIHCNGEPLYTLSPSQLQIAENSTPVEEFSIIEHASPTARYPISVALVMDASGSMVGAGNAGARSAGHDFVDLMDGVLDEMTVLFFTNTVTLYQQMTTIKPMLHAAVDALYASGATAVWDGAYAGLTEVAQNGVNPKRAVVLLTDGGDNSSTSSPASVIAKANQSGIRVFTVGLGTSINESELKLIAQLTGGLYFQTPDPTQLRLIFSTIANFIGRGFDEYTISYKTPDPAAAQRQLTIAVNACNQSLPAQGYVLQYGTLSTPPLASALPFTLRLDQNVPNPASTSTIFRFSLKSTGSPQPVRLELFDVLGRRIATIFDASISAGSYSVPFETNQLSQGMYVMRLSSGAAVQYRTMLLQR; translated from the coding sequence ATGAAACGCATTATCGCACTTTTCCTCATTCTGTTCGCGTCAGGAATACTGAACGCACAGGATCAGGTACTCCTCACTACTGCGCGAATGCAGGCCGGTACAGATGAGGTGCAATTCACCTTGCGTATTCACTGTAACGGTGAGCCTCTCTATACCTTGTCCCCTTCGCAACTGCAGATCGCGGAAAACAGTACGCCGGTGGAGGAATTCTCCATTATCGAGCATGCCTCGCCCACCGCACGCTATCCCATCTCCGTGGCGCTGGTGATGGATGCCAGCGGCAGCATGGTGGGCGCCGGTAATGCAGGAGCAAGGAGCGCCGGACACGATTTCGTGGATCTCATGGATGGCGTGCTCGATGAAATGACGGTGTTGTTCTTTACGAACACCGTCACCCTCTATCAGCAGATGACAACGATCAAACCAATGCTGCACGCGGCGGTGGACGCACTCTACGCGAGCGGCGCGACGGCAGTGTGGGACGGTGCGTACGCAGGACTGACGGAGGTAGCGCAAAATGGTGTCAATCCCAAACGCGCGGTGGTGCTGCTTACCGACGGTGGGGACAATTCCAGCACGTCTTCCCCTGCGAGTGTCATCGCCAAAGCAAATCAGAGCGGAATCCGGGTATTCACTGTAGGTCTGGGCACCTCGATAAACGAATCCGAACTCAAGCTGATAGCCCAGCTTACCGGCGGATTGTATTTCCAGACGCCGGATCCAACACAACTGCGGCTTATTTTCTCGACCATAGCAAATTTTATCGGTCGCGGCTTCGACGAATACACCATCAGCTACAAGACTCCCGATCCTGCGGCAGCACAGCGGCAACTGACCATCGCCGTCAATGCCTGCAATCAGTCGCTGCCCGCGCAGGGGTACGTTCTGCAATACGGAACCTTGTCCACACCACCGCTTGCTTCAGCGCTTCCCTTTACGTTGCGTCTCGATCAGAATGTCCCGAATCCGGCGTCTACCTCGACGATCTTTCGCTTCTCTCTTAAAAGCACGGGTTCCCCGCAGCCCGTACGGCTCGAGCTTTTCGATGTGCTTGGGCGGCGCATCGCCACCATTTTCGATGCGTCCATCTCTGCGGGTAGTTACAGCGTTCCCTTCGAAACGAATCAATTGTCGCAGGGTATGTATGTGATGCGGCTCAGCAGCGGTGCCGCGGTACAGTACCGCACCATGCTGTTGCAACGGTAG
- a CDS encoding TetR/AcrR family transcriptional regulator has protein sequence MRRRSGNKSQDITDAAVKVFARDGFHGAKITRIAQEAGVATGSVYLYFRNKESILHHLFNEIWQRIRDQLAIVISRHDTTPREKVEEIIDRVVMLFSKNPDLALVFVNEQHHLVRKGSAEFIRYYEDFLKLGEDVVREGIRRGEFRPEIDPRVASNFVFGGLYQLLQRWAISQGEFPLITIRRGIRAIAVSGLMKESATTESPRVT, from the coding sequence ATGCGTCGACGCAGCGGGAATAAATCACAGGATATCACAGACGCGGCGGTCAAGGTGTTTGCCCGCGACGGCTTCCACGGGGCGAAAATCACACGCATCGCTCAGGAGGCCGGCGTCGCGACGGGGAGTGTCTATCTGTATTTTCGCAATAAGGAGAGTATTCTCCATCATCTGTTCAATGAAATCTGGCAACGCATTCGCGACCAACTCGCTATCGTCATTTCGCGTCACGACACCACCCCGCGGGAAAAGGTCGAGGAAATCATTGACCGCGTCGTCATGCTGTTCTCGAAGAATCCCGACCTTGCGCTGGTCTTCGTCAACGAGCAGCATCATCTGGTCCGCAAGGGCAGTGCGGAATTCATACGGTATTACGAGGATTTTCTCAAGCTCGGTGAGGACGTCGTGCGCGAGGGCATACGCCGCGGAGAGTTCCGTCCGGAAATTGACCCGCGTGTAGCCAGTAATTTCGTGTTCGGTGGCCTGTATCAGTTGCTGCAACGCTGGGCCATCTCGCAAGGGGAGTTTCCCCTGATCACGATACGCCGCGGCATTCGCGCTATCGCTGTCAGCGGATTGATGAAGGAGAGCGCTACGACAGAGTCGCCGCGTGTAACCTGA